One Methylocapsa sp. D3K7 DNA window includes the following coding sequences:
- a CDS encoding NADH-quinone oxidoreductase subunit M, with product MFGFGLLSCIVFLPLVGAGFILALRGTDEATLENARRAALGTTVIVFLLSLYAYMKFDPVSSGFQFVEEKGWFGHGLVYKMGVDGISFPFVLLTTFLMPICILASWKSIQTRVKEYLIAFLVLETLMTGVFCALDLVLFYLFFEGGLIPMFLIIGIWGGKRRVYASFKFFLYTLAGSLLMLLAIMAMYGVAGTTDIVTLLQTPFPSSMQKWLWLAFFASLAVKMPMWPVHTWLPDAHVEAPTAGSVILAGVLLKMGGYGFIRFSLPMFPEASAYFAPLVFALSIIAIIYTSLVALVQEDMKKLIAYSSVAHMGFVTMGLFSMTAQGVQGAVFQMISHGLVSGALFLCVGVVYDRIHTRDIAAYGGLVARMPQYAVVFMIFTLANVGLPGTSGFIGEFLTLLGAFRVNSWVAFFATTGVILSASYALYLYRRIIFGILDKPSLASILDLSWREVALFAPLVALTILYGVYPAPVLDGSAAAINALIKNYDTALAVTKTAALSFH from the coding sequence ATGTTCGGTTTTGGTCTTTTGTCCTGCATCGTTTTTCTGCCGCTCGTTGGCGCGGGCTTTATCCTCGCCCTTCGCGGCACCGACGAAGCCACTTTGGAAAACGCCCGCCGCGCCGCGCTCGGCACGACGGTGATTGTCTTTCTGCTCTCACTTTACGCCTATATGAAGTTCGACCCGGTCTCCTCTGGGTTTCAATTCGTCGAAGAGAAGGGCTGGTTCGGCCATGGTCTCGTCTACAAGATGGGCGTTGACGGCATATCGTTCCCATTCGTGCTTCTGACCACATTCTTGATGCCGATCTGCATTCTTGCATCGTGGAAGTCGATTCAAACCCGGGTCAAGGAATATCTGATCGCTTTCCTTGTCCTCGAAACCTTGATGACAGGTGTTTTCTGCGCGCTCGATCTCGTGCTGTTTTACCTTTTCTTCGAGGGCGGCCTCATTCCGATGTTTCTGATCATCGGGATTTGGGGCGGTAAGCGGCGGGTTTATGCCAGTTTCAAATTCTTTCTTTATACGCTCGCCGGATCGCTGTTGATGCTACTGGCGATCATGGCGATGTATGGCGTCGCGGGCACGACTGACATCGTCACCTTGCTGCAGACACCCTTCCCCTCATCCATGCAGAAATGGCTGTGGCTCGCGTTCTTCGCCTCGCTCGCCGTCAAGATGCCGATGTGGCCGGTGCATACCTGGCTTCCCGATGCGCATGTCGAGGCGCCGACCGCGGGTTCCGTTATTCTTGCCGGTGTCCTCCTCAAGATGGGCGGCTATGGGTTCATCCGCTTCTCGCTGCCGATGTTCCCGGAGGCTTCCGCCTATTTCGCGCCGCTCGTTTTTGCGCTGTCGATCATCGCGATCATTTATACCTCGCTTGTTGCCCTGGTGCAGGAGGATATGAAGAAGCTCATCGCCTATTCCTCGGTGGCGCATATGGGCTTCGTGACGATGGGCCTCTTCAGCATGACCGCGCAAGGCGTGCAGGGCGCCGTCTTTCAGATGATCTCGCATGGTCTCGTCTCTGGCGCCTTGTTTCTCTGCGTCGGCGTCGTCTACGATCGCATTCACACCCGTGACATCGCCGCCTATGGCGGTCTTGTCGCGCGCATGCCCCAATATGCGGTGGTGTTCATGATCTTCACCCTTGCCAATGTCGGCTTGCCGGGCACCTCGGGCTTCATCGGCGAGTTCCTGACGTTGCTGGGCGCGTTCCGGGTGAACAGCTGGGTCGCGTTTTTCGCTACCACCGGCGTTATTCTGTCCGCCTCCTACGCGCTTTATCTGTATCGCCGTATCATTTTTGGCATTCTCGACAAGCCGAGCCTGGCCTCGATCCTCGATCTCTCATGGCGTGAGGTCGCGCTGTTCGCGCCACTCGTCGCTCTGACTATCCTCTATGGCGTCTATCCGGCGCCGGTTCTCGACGGATCGGCCGCCGCGATCAACGCGCTCATCAAAAATTATGACACGGCCCTTGCCGTGACCAAGACGGCGGCGCTTTCGTTCCACTAA
- the nuoI gene encoding NADH-quinone oxidoreductase subunit NuoI encodes MKLDQAAKAVFLSEFVGAFFLSMRYFFKPKATLNYPHEKNPQSPRYRGEHAQRRYPNGEERCIACKLCEAICPAQAITIEAGPRRNDGTRRTTRYDIDMVKCIYCGFCQEACPVDAIVEGPNAEFAVETREELYYDKTRLLENGDRWEREIARNLALDAPYR; translated from the coding sequence ATGAAGCTCGATCAGGCCGCCAAAGCGGTTTTCCTATCCGAATTCGTCGGCGCTTTCTTTCTCTCCATGCGCTACTTTTTTAAGCCGAAAGCGACGCTGAATTATCCGCACGAAAAAAATCCACAATCGCCGCGCTATCGGGGCGAACACGCGCAACGACGCTATCCGAACGGCGAGGAGCGCTGTATCGCTTGCAAGCTCTGCGAAGCGATCTGCCCGGCTCAGGCGATCACGATCGAGGCTGGTCCGCGCCGCAACGACGGGACGCGCCGCACCACCCGCTACGACATTGACATGGTCAAATGCATTTACTGCGGCTTCTGCCAGGAAGCTTGCCCGGTCGATGCCATCGTCGAAGGGCCGAATGCGGAATTTGCCGTCGAAACCCGCGAGGAGCTTTACTATGACAAGACTCGTCTCCTCGAAAATGGCGATCGCTGGGAACGCGAGATCGCGCGCAATCTCGCCCTGGATGCACCCTACCGTTAG
- the nuoN gene encoding NADH-quinone oxidoreductase subunit NuoN gives MSHLSTDLAHSLPEFILAAGILFLVLFGAIRGKDSDGPVTEIAAGLLGIAIVIILLGGKTTAVVFNGAFIDDGFGRFMKVLTLVGSLVTLVMSQDFLAREKLDKYEFPILILLATLGMLMLISAAGLIALYLGLELMSLALYVIAAFHRDNIRASEAGLKYFVLGALSSGMLLYGASLLYGFAGTVSFAGIAETINGKASLGAVFGLVFLMAGLAFKMSAVPFHMWTPDVYEGAPTPVTAFFASAVKMAAVAITLRVVITAFPGISSQWRQIIIFISLLSMVLGAFAAIGQSNIKRLMAYSAIGHIGFALVGLAAGGEAGVSGVLAYMAIYLVMTLGTFAAILSMRVNGESVENISDLSGLAKTDGLMAFFLAMMMFSLAGIPPLAGFFAKWYVFNAAIQAGLYWLAVIGVLSSAVAAYYYLRIVKIMYFDEPAPAFDTPDVVPRAVLAVTGILVLFLFVYPGAFIDATNAAAQSLF, from the coding sequence ATGTCGCATCTATCAACCGACCTCGCGCACAGTCTGCCGGAATTTATTCTGGCGGCGGGTATTCTTTTCCTTGTGCTATTTGGGGCGATCCGGGGAAAGGACTCGGATGGGCCGGTTACCGAGATTGCCGCTGGGCTGCTTGGCATCGCGATCGTGATTATCCTTCTCGGCGGCAAGACCACGGCGGTCGTCTTTAATGGGGCTTTTATCGACGATGGCTTCGGGCGATTCATGAAAGTGCTGACGCTTGTCGGATCGCTCGTCACCTTGGTGATGAGTCAGGATTTTTTGGCGCGTGAAAAACTCGACAAATACGAGTTCCCGATTCTGATCCTTTTGGCGACTCTTGGCATGCTGATGTTGATTTCGGCGGCAGGTCTCATTGCGCTCTATCTCGGCCTCGAATTGATGTCGCTGGCGCTTTATGTCATCGCCGCCTTCCACCGCGACAATATCCGCGCCTCCGAAGCTGGCCTCAAATATTTCGTGCTCGGGGCTTTGTCGTCGGGCATGCTGCTTTATGGCGCTTCGCTTCTCTATGGTTTCGCGGGCACCGTGTCCTTCGCGGGCATCGCTGAAACCATCAATGGCAAGGCGTCTCTTGGCGCCGTCTTTGGCCTCGTGTTCCTGATGGCCGGGCTCGCCTTCAAAATGTCGGCGGTGCCATTTCACATGTGGACGCCAGATGTCTATGAAGGCGCGCCGACGCCGGTGACCGCGTTCTTCGCCTCGGCGGTGAAAATGGCCGCGGTTGCCATCACGCTGCGGGTGGTCATCACTGCCTTTCCGGGCATTTCCTCGCAATGGCGGCAAATCATCATTTTCATATCTCTTCTGTCGATGGTACTCGGCGCCTTCGCCGCGATCGGCCAGTCCAACATCAAGCGCCTCATGGCCTATTCCGCGATTGGCCATATCGGCTTCGCGCTTGTCGGTCTCGCGGCGGGCGGCGAAGCTGGGGTCAGCGGTGTCCTCGCCTATATGGCGATCTATCTCGTCATGACCCTTGGCACTTTCGCCGCGATCCTCTCGATGCGCGTCAACGGGGAAAGCGTCGAAAATATTTCCGATTTGTCCGGGCTTGCCAAAACCGATGGCCTGATGGCCTTCTTTCTCGCAATGATGATGTTTTCCTTGGCCGGGATACCGCCACTCGCCGGTTTCTTCGCCAAATGGTATGTGTTCAATGCAGCGATCCAGGCGGGGCTTTATTGGCTTGCCGTCATCGGCGTTCTTTCGAGCGCTGTCGCTGCCTACTACTATCTGCGGATCGTCAAAATCATGTATTTCGACGAACCAGCTCCCGCCTTCGACACGCCCGATGTCGTGCCGCGCGCGGTGCTCGCCGTGACGGGGATCCTCGTGCTTTTCTTATTTGTCTATCCCGGGGCCTTCATTGACGCCACCAACGCGGCGGCGCAGTCCTTGTTTTGA
- a CDS encoding NADH-quinone oxidoreductase subunit J — MNSAALFFYLFSALMIGAAFMVISSRNPVHSVLFLILAFFNAAGLFVLLGAEFLAMILVVVYVGAVAVLFLFVVMMLDVDFTEMKQGFLQYLPVGGTLGLVVLVEIVLVVGAWKIGPVPIANVTTPMAPGMTNTMALGRVLYTQYVYLFEAAGFILLTAMIGAIVLTLRHKVGVKRQNIAVQNARTPAEAVEIRKVASRRGV, encoded by the coding sequence ATGAATAGCGCTGCGTTGTTCTTTTATCTCTTCTCGGCGCTGATGATCGGCGCTGCCTTCATGGTGATTTCCTCGCGCAACCCGGTCCACTCGGTGCTCTTTCTGATCCTCGCCTTTTTCAACGCGGCGGGACTGTTCGTGCTGCTCGGGGCGGAGTTTCTGGCGATGATCCTGGTCGTCGTCTATGTCGGCGCGGTGGCGGTCTTGTTCCTCTTCGTCGTCATGATGCTCGATGTTGATTTCACGGAAATGAAGCAGGGATTTCTGCAATATTTGCCGGTTGGCGGAACGCTTGGTCTTGTGGTTCTCGTTGAGATCGTTTTGGTCGTTGGCGCCTGGAAGATTGGTCCCGTGCCGATCGCCAATGTCACGACGCCCATGGCCCCCGGGATGACCAACACCATGGCGTTGGGGCGGGTTCTCTACACCCAATATGTCTATTTGTTTGAGGCAGCCGGCTTCATTCTCCTGACCGCGATGATTGGAGCCATCGTCTTGACGTTGCGCCACAAAGTGGGCGTGAAGCGCCAGAACATCGCGGTGCAGAATGCGCGAACACCAGCCGAGGCGGTTGAGATTCGCAAGGTTGCGTCGAGGCGGGGCGTTTGA
- a CDS encoding ribonuclease J, which produces MNDGSDELVFVPLGGLGEIGMNLALYGFGYKGRIKWLMVDCGVAFAGPDLPGIDIVVPDISFIEKMRDDLAGLVITHAHEDHIGAVADLWPRLGCTLYATPFAASLLEAKRLAEPGAPDVPITVVAQGASVAIGPFDVEFIAMAHSIPESCALAIRTPLGTVLHSGDWKIDAAPGIGKPTDAKRLAAIGAEGVLALISDSTNILREGVSPSEADVAKTLHEIIGQASGRVVVTTFASNVARIRAVAEAAAAAGRSVVMAGRAMERVTAVARECGYLNGIGGFLTQEAFAHIPRDKVVLLATGSQGEPRAAIARMSEGTHPAVSLNAGDQVIFSSRTIPGNEREVGRIINNFIRSGIEVIVDRNALVHASGHPRRGEVAQLYGWIKPQIAIPAHGEDVHLAEHAAFAKLQGAQHVITARNGDIVVLAPGTPGIVGEAQSGRFYKDGNCYVAANDEAIRMRQKLAVSGIVTIAMAVTAKGDLAGVPDVITAGLPARVGSGAAIDQIVDDALFQTFDNLPRPKRRDADVVSIAVEKAVRGAVAAAWGKRPVVHVLVVEV; this is translated from the coding sequence ATGAACGATGGAAGTGACGAGCTCGTCTTTGTGCCGCTCGGAGGCCTGGGCGAAATCGGCATGAACCTCGCCCTATATGGCTTCGGCTACAAGGGGCGCATCAAATGGTTGATGGTCGATTGCGGCGTTGCCTTCGCGGGCCCCGATCTTCCCGGAATCGATATTGTGGTTCCAGATATCAGCTTTATCGAGAAGATGCGGGACGATTTGGCCGGCCTCGTCATTACCCATGCGCATGAAGACCATATCGGCGCGGTTGCCGATCTATGGCCACGGCTTGGTTGTACGCTCTACGCGACGCCCTTCGCGGCTTCATTGCTAGAAGCGAAGCGACTCGCCGAGCCAGGGGCTCCGGACGTGCCGATTACCGTCGTCGCGCAAGGAGCGTCGGTCGCCATCGGCCCTTTCGATGTCGAATTCATCGCCATGGCGCATTCGATTCCGGAAAGCTGCGCGCTAGCCATCCGCACGCCTCTCGGCACGGTTCTTCATTCGGGCGATTGGAAAATCGATGCAGCCCCCGGAATTGGCAAGCCGACCGACGCGAAGCGGCTTGCCGCCATCGGGGCGGAGGGCGTGCTGGCACTTATCTCCGATTCGACCAATATATTGCGCGAGGGGGTCAGCCCCTCGGAAGCGGACGTCGCCAAGACTTTGCATGAAATCATTGGCCAGGCATCCGGGCGTGTCGTTGTCACCACCTTCGCGTCCAATGTCGCGCGCATACGCGCGGTTGCCGAGGCGGCGGCGGCGGCGGGCCGTTCGGTCGTGATGGCGGGGCGGGCGATGGAGCGGGTCACCGCCGTTGCTCGCGAATGCGGTTATCTTAATGGCATCGGCGGGTTTTTAACGCAGGAGGCATTCGCCCATATCCCCCGTGACAAGGTGGTCTTATTGGCAACCGGAAGCCAAGGTGAGCCCCGTGCCGCGATTGCCCGCATGTCGGAGGGCACTCACCCCGCCGTCAGTCTCAACGCGGGCGACCAGGTTATCTTTTCCTCGCGAACGATTCCAGGAAATGAAAGGGAAGTCGGGCGTATCATCAACAATTTCATTCGCTCGGGCATCGAAGTCATCGTGGACCGCAACGCGCTCGTCCACGCCTCGGGGCATCCGCGCCGCGGCGAGGTTGCGCAGCTTTACGGCTGGATCAAACCGCAGATCGCGATCCCAGCGCATGGCGAGGACGTCCATCTCGCCGAACACGCGGCCTTCGCCAAATTGCAAGGCGCGCAACATGTCATCACGGCCCGCAATGGGGATATTGTCGTCCTCGCGCCGGGAACCCCTGGGATCGTGGGCGAGGCGCAGAGCGGACGCTTCTACAAAGATGGCAATTGCTATGTCGCGGCGAATGACGAAGCTATCAGAATGCGCCAGAAGCTCGCGGTGTCCGGGATCGTGACCATTGCCATGGCCGTCACCGCGAAAGGCGATCTCGCGGGGGTGCCTGACGTGATCACAGCTGGCTTGCCGGCCCGCGTCGGCAGCGGCGCTGCGATCGATCAGATCGTCGATGACGCATTGTTTCAAACCTTCGATAATTTGCCGCGTCCGAAGCGGCGAGACGCGGATGTTGTCTCCATCGCGGTGGAAAAAGCGGTGCGCGGCGCGGTCGCCGCCGCCTGGGGCAAGCGGCCGGTCGTCCATGTGCTTGTCGTCGAGGTGTGA
- the nuoK gene encoding NADH-quinone oxidoreductase subunit NuoK, with the protein MTISLSQFLIVAAMLFTLGVAGIVLNRKNIIIVLMSVELILLSVNINLVAFSAFLGDLTGQVFALFILTVAASEAAIGLAILVCYYRNRGSIAIQDINLMKG; encoded by the coding sequence CTGACGATCTCGCTTTCTCAGTTTTTGATTGTGGCCGCCATGCTCTTCACACTCGGCGTGGCAGGCATTGTCCTGAACCGCAAAAACATCATCATCGTCTTGATGTCGGTCGAGCTAATATTGCTTTCGGTCAATATCAATCTGGTCGCCTTTTCGGCCTTTCTGGGCGATCTTACCGGCCAGGTTTTCGCTCTCTTTATCCTGACCGTTGCGGCTTCCGAGGCTGCCATCGGCCTCGCCATCCTTGTTTGCTACTACCGCAATCGGGGCTCGATCGCGATCCAAGACATCAACTTGATGAAGGGCTGA
- the nuoL gene encoding NADH-quinone oxidoreductase subunit L, whose protein sequence is MYAAIVFLPLLGFLIAGPFGRRIGDRPSELVTTSLLFVCGFLSWIVFFQVAIGSAPASVSVIGNWFTSGTLKVDWALKIDTLTAVMLVVVTTVSSLVHLYSIGYMADDPSRPRFFSYLSLFTFAMLMLVTADNLVQLFFGWEGVGLASYLLIGFWYEKPSANAAAIKAFVVNRVGDFGFALGIFLVFVLTQSVSFDQIFAAAPGLAHTTIHVFGADMDAMTITCLLLFMGAMGKSAQFLLHTWLPDAMEGPTPVSALIHAATMVTAGVFMVARLSPLFEQAPAALTFVTIIGATTAFFAATIGLVQNDIKRVIAYSTCSQLGYMFVGLGVGGYSLGIFHLFTHAFFKALLFLGAGAVIIAMHHEQDMRNMGGLWRKIPFTFAMMTIGTLALTGFPFTAGYFSKDAIIEAAFASERTGAFYGYVLTTVAAGLTSFYSWRLVFLTFFGAPRWAAAGHETGHDHAAHDHESHDHQTHDDGAHGHHGHALDPHEAPLPMLVPLGVLAVGALFAGLIFSYDFIGEGGPEFWKSALYLSPGNHILEAREEIPELAKLLPTLLMVVGFLVALLFYQLVPSLPHKLAQSVRPLYEFLLNKWYFDELYDAIFVRPAFWLGRLFWKGGDGAIIDRLGPDGVAARVVDVTGRVVKLQSGYIYHYAFAMLVGLAAVITWYVAAGVR, encoded by the coding sequence ATGTATGCAGCCATTGTTTTCCTGCCTCTGTTGGGATTTTTGATCGCCGGGCCTTTCGGCCGGCGGATCGGGGACCGCCCATCCGAACTCGTGACGACGAGCCTTTTGTTTGTCTGTGGCTTCTTGTCCTGGATCGTCTTTTTCCAAGTTGCGATCGGTAGCGCGCCGGCAAGCGTTTCGGTTATCGGCAATTGGTTCACCTCTGGCACCTTGAAGGTCGATTGGGCGCTCAAGATCGACACTCTGACGGCCGTGATGCTCGTCGTCGTCACCACGGTGTCCTCACTCGTCCATCTCTATTCGATTGGTTACATGGCCGACGATCCGTCGCGGCCGCGCTTTTTTTCGTATCTCTCGCTGTTCACCTTCGCGATGCTGATGCTGGTGACCGCCGACAATCTGGTCCAATTGTTTTTTGGCTGGGAAGGGGTTGGCCTTGCCTCTTATCTCTTGATCGGCTTCTGGTACGAGAAGCCTTCCGCGAATGCTGCCGCGATCAAGGCATTTGTCGTCAACCGGGTCGGCGACTTCGGCTTCGCGCTTGGCATCTTCCTGGTGTTCGTGCTGACCCAATCGGTCAGCTTCGATCAGATCTTCGCGGCCGCCCCGGGCCTCGCCCATACGACGATCCATGTCTTCGGTGCCGACATGGACGCCATGACCATCACCTGTCTCCTGCTCTTCATGGGAGCGATGGGCAAATCGGCGCAGTTCCTGTTGCACACCTGGCTGCCCGACGCGATGGAAGGCCCGACCCCCGTGTCGGCACTCATTCATGCGGCGACCATGGTAACGGCGGGCGTCTTCATGGTCGCGCGTCTCTCCCCCCTGTTTGAACAGGCGCCGGCCGCGCTCACCTTCGTCACGATCATCGGCGCGACGACGGCCTTCTTCGCGGCAACCATCGGCCTTGTCCAGAATGACATCAAACGCGTCATCGCCTATTCGACCTGCTCGCAGCTCGGTTATATGTTCGTCGGACTCGGTGTCGGCGGCTATTCGCTCGGCATCTTTCATTTGTTCACGCATGCCTTCTTTAAGGCGCTGTTGTTTCTCGGTGCGGGTGCCGTCATCATCGCGATGCATCACGAGCAAGATATGCGCAACATGGGGGGGCTCTGGCGGAAAATTCCGTTTACCTTCGCCATGATGACGATCGGAACTTTGGCGCTCACCGGCTTTCCGTTCACCGCCGGCTATTTTTCCAAGGATGCGATCATCGAGGCGGCCTTCGCTTCAGAGCGCACCGGTGCTTTTTATGGCTATGTGCTGACGACGGTCGCCGCGGGCCTCACCTCCTTTTATTCCTGGCGGCTCGTCTTTTTGACGTTTTTCGGGGCGCCGCGCTGGGCCGCCGCCGGGCATGAGACCGGCCACGATCACGCCGCGCATGATCACGAATCCCATGATCACCAAACGCATGACGATGGAGCCCATGGACATCACGGCCACGCGCTCGATCCGCATGAAGCGCCGCTTCCCATGCTCGTTCCCTTGGGTGTCTTGGCTGTCGGCGCCCTGTTCGCGGGCCTCATTTTTTCGTATGATTTTATCGGCGAGGGTGGTCCTGAGTTCTGGAAATCTGCGCTCTATCTCAGTCCCGGCAATCATATTCTCGAAGCCCGGGAAGAGATCCCGGAACTCGCCAAATTGCTTCCCACGCTATTAATGGTCGTGGGCTTTCTGGTGGCGCTGCTGTTCTACCAACTGGTGCCGTCGCTGCCCCACAAGCTCGCGCAGTCTGTAAGGCCTCTCTATGAGTTCCTTCTCAACAAATGGTATTTCGACGAACTCTATGACGCGATTTTTGTGCGCCCGGCCTTTTGGCTCGGCCGCCTGTTCTGGAAGGGCGGCGATGGAGCGATCATTGACCGGCTTGGCCCCGATGGCGTTGCGGCGCGCGTCGTCGATGTGACCGGGCGGGTCGTCAAGCTTCAGAGCGGCTACATTTACCATTACGCATTCGCCATGCTGGTCGGCCTTGCTGCCGTCATCACATGGTATGTGGCCGCGGGGGTCCGCTGA
- a CDS encoding biotin--[acetyl-CoA-carboxylase] ligase, producing MARARSGDSGRLWVVASTQTKGRGRHGRVWSSPPGNLHASLLLIDPAPRHRVAELGFAVGIAALHAVHGILAKDQSLAIKWPNDLLHAGAKLAGILLESATLPDGRLACVAGIGVNCRWHPADTPYKATSLAVIAGSPVSPETVFEHLSAAMMHWLKIWAGGDGFEAIRAEWLSQAAGLGTWISVARSTQSIEGVFRTIDATGRLILENKSGTVAIEAGDVFFGPSGSPTSVAGV from the coding sequence TTGGCGCGCGCCAGGTCCGGCGATTCTGGACGGCTCTGGGTTGTCGCCTCCACGCAGACCAAGGGGCGGGGGCGGCATGGCCGGGTTTGGTCGTCGCCGCCGGGCAATCTGCATGCAAGTCTGCTTCTGATCGATCCCGCACCCCGGCACAGGGTTGCAGAACTTGGCTTTGCGGTTGGAATTGCCGCCCTTCACGCGGTGCATGGCATCCTTGCCAAGGATCAGAGCCTTGCGATCAAATGGCCGAACGATCTTCTCCACGCAGGCGCGAAGCTCGCCGGGATTTTATTGGAGAGCGCAACTCTGCCGGATGGCCGATTGGCCTGCGTCGCTGGCATTGGGGTGAATTGCCGCTGGCATCCGGCGGACACACCCTATAAAGCAACGAGCCTTGCTGTGATCGCGGGGTCACCGGTTTCTCCCGAAACCGTCTTCGAGCACCTTTCGGCGGCGATGATGCATTGGCTGAAGATCTGGGCCGGCGGCGATGGTTTCGAGGCGATCCGCGCCGAATGGCTCTCGCAAGCCGCGGGTCTTGGCACTTGGATCAGCGTTGCGCGGTCCACGCAAAGCATTGAGGGCGTTTTTCGGACGATCGACGCGACTGGGCGTCTCATTCTCGAAAACAAGTCCGGTACTGTGGCAATTGAGGCGGGCGACGTGTTTTTTGGTCCATCGGGTAGCCCAACTTCCGTGGCCGGCGTGTAA
- the mce gene encoding methylmalonyl-CoA epimerase: protein MIGRLNHVAIAVPDAAAASMLYRDALGVTVSAPIALPEHGVHVVFVELPNTRIELIEPLGENSPIAKFLGQHPQGALHHLCFEVGDIAAARDQLQRAGTRVLGEGEPKIGAHGKPVVFLNPKDCAGILIELEQA from the coding sequence GTGATCGGGCGTTTGAACCATGTTGCCATCGCCGTTCCGGACGCCGCCGCCGCGAGCATGCTCTACCGGGACGCGCTGGGCGTTACGGTGAGCGCGCCCATCGCACTGCCCGAGCATGGTGTTCATGTGGTTTTCGTCGAACTGCCGAACACCAGGATCGAGCTGATCGAACCGCTCGGCGAGAATTCTCCAATCGCGAAATTCTTGGGCCAGCATCCGCAAGGTGCGCTTCATCATCTGTGTTTTGAAGTGGGCGACATTGCCGCGGCGCGTGACCAGCTCCAACGTGCAGGCACGCGTGTGCTTGGCGAAGGGGAGCCAAAAATAGGGGCGCATGGCAAGCCAGTTGTTTTCCTAAATCCGAAGGATTGCGCTGGAATCCTGATCGAACTCGAACAGGCGTAA
- a CDS encoding N-acetyltransferase: MSDMTQHPSPIAGVSLRQRTGTDLASLAELWVASWQETMPEIDFSARKTWFVDHLNELELAGAVTICAFDGSNRLLGFVNFDPASGYLDQIAVAPDAKGSGAARLLLAEARRLSQGGVTLEVNQDNPRALRFYEREGFEKFGEAVNPISGLKTWRLRLPQNSSGT; the protein is encoded by the coding sequence ATGAGCGACATGACTCAGCACCCCTCCCCCATCGCAGGCGTGTCTCTACGTCAGCGGACCGGCACTGACCTCGCGAGCCTCGCGGAGCTATGGGTCGCTAGCTGGCAGGAGACGATGCCCGAGATTGATTTTTCCGCGCGGAAAACATGGTTTGTCGATCATTTGAATGAACTTGAATTAGCGGGAGCGGTCACGATCTGCGCTTTTGACGGGTCGAACCGGCTGCTCGGCTTTGTGAATTTCGATCCGGCATCAGGCTATCTTGATCAAATCGCCGTCGCGCCGGATGCAAAGGGCAGCGGCGCCGCGCGTCTCCTCCTCGCCGAGGCACGCCGCCTTTCCCAGGGCGGCGTCACCTTGGAAGTCAACCAGGACAATCCCCGGGCGCTGCGCTTCTACGAGCGGGAAGGATTTGAAAAATTCGGCGAAGCCGTCAACCCCATCTCCGGTTTGAAAACCTGGCGGCTCCGATTGCCACAGAACTCTTCCGGCACGTGA